A DNA window from Methylobacterium sp. NMS14P contains the following coding sequences:
- the puhB gene encoding photosynthetic complex putative assembly protein PuhB, producing the protein MSGDFLPEGTLRGLPGPLPAGERILWQGAPTTAGLLVRVFHARLVIAWFSVCALAFGLAAGSPAAAMRVVGPTLVIGAGAVALLWLLAWLTHRTTLYTVTNRRVVLQAGIALPVTHNLPFAQIETAALRAFTDGSGDLPLRLRPGLRIAYLHIWPHVRPWHLARTEPMLRSVPDADAAAALLARALEAHADGTAPPVRVARLGRADENPGRLVAAE; encoded by the coding sequence ATGAGCGGCGACTTCCTCCCCGAAGGCACCCTGCGAGGCCTGCCCGGCCCGCTGCCGGCGGGCGAGCGCATCCTCTGGCAGGGTGCGCCGACCACCGCGGGCCTGCTGGTCCGGGTGTTCCACGCCCGCCTCGTGATCGCGTGGTTCTCGGTCTGCGCCCTGGCCTTCGGCCTCGCGGCGGGCTCGCCCGCCGCGGCGATGAGGGTGGTGGGACCGACCCTGGTGATCGGCGCCGGCGCCGTCGCGCTGCTCTGGCTGCTCGCCTGGCTCACCCACCGGACGACGCTCTACACGGTGACCAACCGCCGCGTCGTGCTGCAGGCCGGCATCGCCCTGCCGGTGACCCACAACCTGCCCTTCGCGCAGATCGAGACCGCGGCCCTGCGCGCCTTCACGGATGGCAGCGGCGACCTGCCGCTGCGGTTGCGGCCGGGCCTCCGGATCGCCTACCTTCACATCTGGCCGCATGTCCGGCCCTGGCATCTCGCCCGGACCGAACCCATGCTGCGCTCGGTGCCGGACGCGGACGCCGCGGCGGCGCTGCTGGCACGCGCCCTCGAGGCCCATGCCGACGGCACAGCGCCGCCGGTCCGGGTGGCGCGTCTCGGCCGAGCGGACGAGAATCCCGGTCGCCTCGTCGCGGCCGAATAG
- the puhA gene encoding photosynthetic reaction center subunit H, with amino-acid sequence MPTGALTGYVDVAQVVLYAFFIFFAGLVFWLRREDRREGYPLENEAVGRRKADDPILIPRSKAFHLPGGETTYAPQAVHGRDDIETGIPARKVEPWPGAPYERTETSLQAGVGPGSWVLRHDVHDRTWDDEIRIVPLRVAKNFVIHEDGPNPIGMTVFGTDSAVAGVISDVWVDRGESLIRYYEVELPTGGRRLMPTTFCRAGGFTKTVTTEALLASQFADIPATRDPDSVTFLEEERIISYFGAGTLYATPARAEPLI; translated from the coding sequence ATGCCAACCGGCGCACTCACGGGTTACGTCGACGTCGCCCAGGTCGTGCTCTACGCGTTCTTCATCTTCTTCGCGGGGCTGGTCTTCTGGCTGCGCCGCGAGGACCGGCGCGAGGGCTACCCGCTGGAGAACGAGGCGGTCGGCCGCCGCAAGGCGGACGACCCGATCCTGATCCCGCGCTCCAAGGCCTTCCACCTCCCCGGCGGTGAGACGACCTACGCGCCGCAGGCGGTCCATGGCCGGGACGACATCGAGACCGGCATCCCGGCCCGCAAGGTCGAGCCCTGGCCCGGTGCGCCCTACGAGCGCACGGAGACGTCGCTCCAGGCCGGCGTCGGCCCCGGCTCCTGGGTGCTGCGGCACGACGTGCACGACCGGACCTGGGACGACGAGATCCGCATCGTGCCCCTGCGGGTGGCGAAGAACTTCGTCATCCACGAGGACGGCCCGAATCCGATCGGCATGACGGTGTTCGGCACCGACAGCGCCGTCGCGGGCGTGATCAGCGACGTCTGGGTCGACCGCGGCGAGTCGCTGATCCGCTACTACGAGGTCGAGCTCCCGACGGGCGGGCGCCGGCTGATGCCGACCACGTTCTGCCGGGCCGGCGGCTTCACCAAGACGGTGACGACCGAGGCGCTGCTCGCCAGCCAGTTCGCCGACATCCCGGCCACCCGCGACCCCGACAGCGTGACCTTCCTGGAGGAGGAGCGGATCATCTCGTATTTCGGCGCCGGCACGCTCTACGCGACGCCGGCCCGGGCGGAGCCCCTGATATGA
- a CDS encoding BCD family MFS transporter, whose protein sequence is MSPAQRLTAALMRLGPAVLPFADAATVELPLGRLLRLALFQVTVGMAAVLLIGTLNRVMIVELGVPAWIVAMMLALPLVFAPLRALVGFRSDTHRSVLGWRRVPYIWFGTLLQFGGLAIMPFALLILSGDTTGPLWVGDLAAALAFLLVGAGLHTTQTVGLALATDLAPAHARPKVVALLCAALLFGMMASAVMFGLFLAHFSPVRLIQVIQGAALVTIILNGFALWKQEPRDPNRTRTAPQRDFRSSWRAYAGEGTARRRLVAIGLGTAGFSMQDILLEPYGGQILHLSVAATTALTALLAAGGGLGLLVAARWLGRGGDPFRVSAVGVGIGILAFSAVVFAAPLASADLFAAGVSLIGLGGGLFAHGTLTASMNRAGPEDTGLALGAWGAVQATAAGLSIAASGVVRDVGGAIAQSGVLGEGMNEPAIGYLIVYHIEIALLFAALLALGPLVREDARAGTQHRLGGDLAGRTA, encoded by the coding sequence ATGAGCCCCGCCCAGAGACTCACAGCCGCCCTGATGCGCCTCGGCCCGGCGGTACTGCCCTTCGCGGATGCCGCCACCGTCGAGCTGCCGCTGGGCCGCCTCCTGCGCCTCGCCCTGTTCCAGGTCACCGTCGGCATGGCCGCGGTGCTGCTGATCGGCACCCTCAACCGGGTGATGATCGTCGAGCTCGGCGTCCCGGCCTGGATCGTCGCGATGATGCTGGCGCTGCCGCTGGTCTTCGCCCCCTTGCGGGCGCTGGTCGGCTTCCGCTCGGACACGCACCGCTCGGTGCTGGGCTGGCGGCGCGTGCCCTACATCTGGTTCGGCACGCTGCTCCAGTTCGGCGGGCTGGCGATCATGCCGTTCGCCCTGCTGATCCTGTCGGGCGACACGACCGGGCCGCTCTGGGTCGGCGACCTCGCGGCGGCGCTCGCCTTCCTGCTGGTCGGCGCGGGCCTGCACACGACCCAGACGGTCGGGCTGGCGCTCGCCACCGATCTGGCCCCCGCGCATGCCCGCCCGAAGGTGGTGGCACTGCTCTGCGCGGCGCTCCTGTTCGGCATGATGGCGAGCGCGGTGATGTTCGGCCTGTTCCTGGCCCATTTCTCCCCGGTGCGGCTGATCCAGGTGATCCAGGGCGCGGCGCTGGTCACGATCATCCTCAACGGGTTCGCCCTCTGGAAGCAGGAGCCGCGCGATCCGAACCGGACGCGGACGGCGCCGCAGCGGGACTTCCGGTCCTCCTGGCGGGCCTATGCGGGTGAGGGCACCGCCCGGCGCCGCCTCGTGGCGATCGGGCTCGGCACGGCCGGTTTCTCCATGCAGGACATCCTGCTCGAACCCTATGGCGGTCAGATCCTGCACCTCTCGGTCGCCGCCACCACGGCGCTGACCGCGCTGCTGGCCGCCGGCGGCGGGCTCGGCCTGCTGGTCGCGGCGCGCTGGCTCGGCCGCGGGGGCGACCCGTTCCGCGTCTCCGCGGTGGGCGTCGGGATCGGGATCCTGGCCTTCTCGGCGGTGGTCTTCGCCGCCCCGCTCGCCTCCGCCGACCTGTTCGCCGCGGGCGTGAGCCTGATCGGGCTCGGCGGCGGCCTGTTCGCCCACGGCACGCTCACCGCCTCGATGAACCGCGCCGGCCCCGAGGATACCGGGCTGGCGCTCGGCGCCTGGGGCGCCGTGCAGGCGACCGCGGCCGGCCTCTCGATCGCGGCGAGCGGCGTCGTTCGCGACGTCGGCGGCGCCATCGCCCAGTCGGGGGTGCTCGGCGAGGGCATGAACGAGCCCGCCATCGGCTACCTCATCGTCTACCACATCGAGATCGCCCTGCTGTTCGCGGCCCTCCTCGCCCTGGGGCCGCTGGTGCGGGAGGACGCGCGGGCAGGGACGCAACACCGACTCGGCGGCGATCTTGCCGGCCGGACGGCCTGA
- the bchM gene encoding magnesium protoporphyrin IX methyltransferase gives MASASYDARRGELTTYFDRTAVEAWSRLTSDAPVSRIRATVRAGRDAMRATLLSWLPADMTGLRLLDAGCGTGALSVEAARRGAEVVAIDVSPTLIGLAQERLPAISGAGRIDFRVGDMLDPALGRFDHVVAMDSLIHYRAADIARALAVLGARADGSVLFTVAPRTALLTVMHAAGKFFPRGDRSPSIVPVTEGGLRRRIASERALDGFAWTQSHRINSGFYLSNAVALRRASPLPREASGRGLR, from the coding sequence ATGGCCAGCGCCAGCTACGACGCCCGCCGGGGCGAGCTGACCACCTACTTCGACCGCACCGCGGTCGAGGCGTGGTCGCGCCTGACGTCGGACGCGCCCGTGAGCCGGATCCGCGCCACCGTGCGGGCCGGGCGCGACGCCATGCGGGCGACGCTGCTCTCCTGGCTCCCGGCCGACATGACCGGCCTGCGGCTGCTCGATGCCGGCTGCGGCACCGGGGCGCTCAGCGTCGAGGCGGCCCGGCGCGGCGCGGAAGTGGTGGCGATCGACGTCTCGCCGACGCTGATCGGGCTCGCGCAGGAGCGGTTGCCGGCGATCTCCGGAGCCGGCCGCATCGACTTCCGCGTCGGCGACATGCTCGATCCGGCGCTCGGCCGGTTCGACCACGTCGTGGCGATGGACTCGCTGATCCACTACCGCGCCGCCGACATCGCCCGGGCGCTGGCGGTTCTGGGTGCGCGCGCGGACGGCTCGGTGCTGTTCACCGTGGCGCCCCGCACGGCGCTGCTAACCGTGATGCACGCCGCCGGGAAGTTCTTCCCGCGCGGCGACCGCTCGCCTTCCATCGTGCCGGTGACCGAGGGCGGGCTGCGGCGGCGAATCGCCTCGGAGAGGGCCCTCGACGGCTTCGCCTGGACGCAGAGCCACCGGATCAACAGCGGGTTCTACCTGTCGAACGCGGTCGCGCTCAGGCGCGCGTCCCCTCTCCCCCGCGAGGCGTCCGGTAGAGGCCTCCGATGA
- the bchL gene encoding ferredoxin:protochlorophyllide reductase (ATP-dependent) iron-sulfur ATP-binding protein: protein MNIAIRNPVVARKEEGSLQVALDPDLKIETAKVFAVYGKGGIGKSTTSSNLSVAFSKLGKRVLQIGCDPKHDSTFTLTKRLAPTVIDALEAVNFHSEELRVEDFVVEGYNGVMCVEAGGPPAGTGCGGYVVGQTVKLLKEHHLLEDTDVVVFDVLGDVVCGGFASPLQHADRALIVTANDFDSIFAMNRIVAAIHAKSKNYGVRLGGVIANRSAKTDEIDRFNDAVGLKRLAHFPDLDVVRRSRLKKSTLFEMDSSPELDAVTAEYMRLAETLWAGGEPCEAIPMKDRDLFEFLGFD, encoded by the coding sequence ATGAACATCGCGATCCGCAACCCCGTCGTGGCCCGGAAGGAGGAGGGGAGCCTTCAGGTCGCCCTCGATCCCGATCTGAAGATCGAGACCGCCAAGGTCTTCGCGGTCTACGGCAAGGGCGGGATCGGCAAGTCGACCACCTCGTCGAACCTGTCGGTGGCGTTCTCGAAGCTCGGCAAGCGGGTGCTGCAGATCGGCTGCGACCCGAAGCACGACTCGACCTTCACGCTGACCAAGCGCCTCGCCCCCACGGTGATCGACGCCCTGGAGGCGGTGAACTTTCACTCGGAGGAGCTGCGCGTCGAGGATTTCGTGGTCGAGGGCTACAACGGCGTGATGTGCGTCGAGGCCGGCGGTCCGCCCGCCGGCACCGGCTGCGGCGGCTACGTGGTCGGCCAGACGGTCAAGCTCCTCAAGGAGCACCACCTCCTCGAGGACACCGACGTCGTCGTCTTCGACGTGCTGGGCGACGTGGTCTGCGGCGGCTTCGCCTCGCCGCTCCAGCACGCCGACCGGGCGCTGATCGTCACCGCCAACGACTTCGACTCGATCTTCGCCATGAACCGGATCGTCGCGGCGATCCACGCCAAGTCGAAGAATTACGGCGTGCGGCTCGGCGGCGTCATCGCCAACCGCTCGGCCAAGACCGACGAGATCGACCGGTTCAACGACGCGGTCGGCCTGAAGCGGCTCGCCCACTTCCCCGACCTCGACGTGGTCCGCCGCTCGCGGCTCAAGAAGTCGACCCTGTTCGAGATGGATTCCTCGCCGGAGCTCGACGCCGTGACCGCCGAGTACATGCGGCTCGCCGAGACCCTCTGGGCCGGGGGCGAACCCTGCGAGGCGATCCCCATGAAGGACCGCGACCTGTTCGAGTTCCTCGGTTTCGATTGA
- a CDS encoding magnesium chelatase subunit H, translating into MPKRITAARPPIRVVIVTLDNHLASAVERARLRLRSEMPGLVLGFHAAAEWDNDPATLEACRADIAQADIVLSAMLFMDEHVRAILPALAARREACDAMIGCLSAGEVVKTTKLGRFDMSGTKRSALDFLKKLRGKPGQQGNAGRQMALVRKLPKILRFIPGSAQDVRAYFLTLQYWLAGSDENVAALVRFLVHRYAAGERAAWREGPAAPAPLDYPETGLYHPRLLGRIGADPSRLPRRSDAKGRVGLLVMRSYVLAGNTAHYDGVIAALEARGLDVVPAFASGLDNRPAVDSFFMKDGRACIDALVSLTGFSLVGGPAYNDAAAAEAMLARLDVPYLAAQALEFQTLEQWEAGDRGLSPVEATMMVAIPELDGATAPMVFGGRSSASGSDNARDMRVHPERAARLAERVARLVSLRRTAKAERKLAVVLFNFPPNAGATGTAAFLSVYASLLNTLKGLAADGYTVEVPESVDALRAAILDGNTKRYGTQANVHARIPAEDHLRREPYLAEIEAQWGPAPGRHQTNGAEIFVLGAQFGNVFVGVQPAFGYEGDPMRLLFERGFAPTHAFSAFYRYLREDFSADAVLHFGTHGALEFMPGKQTGLSEACWPERLIGALPNVYLYAANNPSEGTLAKRRSAATLVSYLTPSLAAAGLYRGLLDLKSSIERWRGLGPDAGGERETLARLIQDQGAAVDLVTAEPAWSGDLEARVSGLWTALQELEQTLIPHGLHVVGAGTPEEERVDLLLALAESAHGARPERAGIAALVAGQGVEAALKASGLATDAATRDVLKSLAETDRLLARDHEVPALLRALDGRFVPPVAGGDLLRNPAVLPTGRNLHGFDPYRLPSAFAVADGARQVARILERFAADGKPCPESVALVLWGTDNLKSEGGPIAQALALIGAAPRFDGYGRLSGAELIPLETLGRPRIDAVVTLSGIFRDLLPLQTKLLAEASYLAATADEPLEQNYVRKHALAIQVEQGCDLETAALRVFSNAEGAYGANVNHLVDSGNWDDDAELCETFSRRKSFAYGRTGRPAPQRALMQAVLASVDMAYQNLDSVEVGVTSVDHYFDGLGGMGRAVARAKGESVPIYISDQTRGEGRVRSLEEQVALETRTRMLNPKWYEGLLGHGYEGVRQIETHLTNTVGWSATANAVQPWIYERITETYVLDKDMRERMAALNPTASAKVAQRLIEAHRRGFWTPDAAMRDALDRAEEELEDRLEGVTAGVAA; encoded by the coding sequence ATGCCAAAGCGCATTACGGCCGCTAGGCCGCCGATCCGCGTCGTCATCGTCACGCTCGACAATCACTTGGCGAGCGCGGTGGAACGGGCGCGCCTGCGCCTCCGGTCCGAGATGCCCGGGCTGGTGCTGGGCTTCCACGCGGCCGCCGAGTGGGACAACGATCCCGCGACTCTGGAGGCCTGCCGGGCCGACATCGCGCAGGCCGACATCGTGCTCTCGGCCATGCTGTTCATGGACGAGCATGTCCGGGCGATCCTGCCGGCGCTGGCGGCGCGGCGCGAGGCCTGCGACGCGATGATCGGCTGCCTCTCGGCCGGCGAGGTGGTGAAGACCACGAAGCTCGGCCGCTTCGACATGAGCGGCACCAAGCGCAGCGCCCTCGACTTCCTGAAGAAGCTGCGCGGCAAGCCCGGCCAGCAGGGCAATGCCGGCCGCCAGATGGCCCTGGTCCGCAAGCTGCCGAAGATCCTGCGCTTCATCCCGGGCTCGGCCCAGGACGTGCGCGCCTATTTCCTGACCCTGCAATACTGGCTGGCGGGCTCGGACGAGAACGTCGCCGCTCTGGTCCGGTTTCTCGTGCACCGCTACGCGGCCGGCGAGCGGGCGGCCTGGCGCGAGGGCCCGGCGGCGCCCGCGCCCCTCGATTACCCGGAGACCGGCCTCTACCACCCGCGCCTGCTCGGCCGGATCGGCGCCGACCCGTCGCGCCTCCCGCGCCGCTCTGACGCGAAGGGCCGCGTCGGGCTGCTGGTGATGCGCAGCTACGTGCTAGCCGGTAACACCGCCCATTACGACGGGGTGATCGCCGCCCTCGAGGCCAGGGGCCTCGACGTGGTGCCGGCCTTCGCCAGCGGCCTCGACAACCGTCCGGCAGTGGATTCCTTCTTCATGAAGGACGGGCGCGCCTGCATCGACGCGCTGGTCTCGCTCACCGGCTTCTCGCTGGTCGGCGGCCCCGCCTACAACGACGCCGCCGCCGCCGAGGCGATGCTGGCCCGGCTCGACGTGCCCTACCTCGCCGCCCAGGCGCTGGAATTCCAGACCCTGGAGCAGTGGGAGGCGGGCGACCGCGGCCTGTCGCCGGTCGAGGCGACCATGATGGTCGCGATCCCCGAACTCGACGGCGCCACCGCTCCGATGGTGTTCGGCGGCCGCTCCTCGGCCTCGGGCAGCGACAACGCAAGGGACATGCGGGTTCACCCGGAGCGGGCCGCGCGCCTCGCCGAGCGGGTCGCCCGGCTGGTGTCGCTCCGCCGGACCGCGAAGGCCGAGCGGAAGCTCGCCGTGGTGCTGTTCAACTTCCCGCCCAATGCCGGCGCCACCGGCACAGCCGCGTTCCTGTCGGTCTACGCCTCGCTGCTCAACACCCTGAAGGGCCTGGCGGCGGACGGCTACACCGTCGAGGTCCCGGAGAGCGTCGATGCCCTGCGCGCAGCGATCCTGGACGGCAACACCAAGCGCTACGGGACGCAGGCCAACGTCCACGCCCGCATCCCGGCCGAGGATCATCTGCGCCGCGAGCCCTACCTCGCCGAGATCGAGGCCCAGTGGGGTCCGGCGCCGGGTCGCCACCAGACCAACGGCGCCGAGATCTTCGTGCTGGGCGCGCAGTTCGGCAACGTCTTCGTCGGGGTTCAGCCCGCCTTCGGCTACGAGGGCGACCCGATGCGGCTGCTGTTCGAGCGCGGCTTCGCGCCGACCCACGCTTTCAGCGCCTTCTACCGCTACCTGCGCGAGGACTTTTCCGCCGACGCCGTGCTGCATTTCGGCACCCACGGAGCGCTCGAATTCATGCCCGGCAAGCAGACCGGCCTGTCCGAAGCCTGCTGGCCGGAGCGTCTGATCGGGGCGTTGCCCAACGTCTACCTCTACGCGGCCAACAACCCCTCCGAGGGGACGCTCGCCAAGCGCCGCTCGGCCGCGACGCTGGTGAGCTATCTGACCCCGAGCCTCGCGGCGGCCGGGCTCTATCGCGGGCTGCTCGACCTGAAGAGCTCGATCGAGCGCTGGCGCGGCCTCGGCCCCGATGCGGGGGGCGAGCGCGAGACGCTGGCGCGCCTGATCCAGGACCAGGGCGCGGCGGTCGATCTCGTGACGGCCGAGCCGGCCTGGAGCGGCGATCTGGAAGCGCGGGTTTCCGGCCTCTGGACCGCGCTGCAGGAGCTGGAGCAGACCCTGATCCCGCACGGGCTGCACGTGGTCGGCGCGGGGACGCCGGAGGAGGAGCGGGTCGATCTGCTCCTGGCGCTCGCCGAATCCGCACACGGCGCGCGGCCTGAGCGGGCCGGGATCGCGGCGCTGGTCGCCGGGCAGGGCGTCGAGGCGGCGCTCAAGGCCTCCGGTCTGGCCACGGACGCGGCGACACGCGATGTCCTAAAAAGTCTGGCCGAGACCGACCGGCTGCTTGCCCGGGACCACGAGGTGCCGGCGCTGCTGCGGGCGCTGGACGGCCGCTTCGTGCCGCCGGTGGCGGGCGGCGACCTGCTGCGCAACCCGGCCGTACTGCCGACCGGCCGCAACCTCCACGGCTTCGACCCTTACCGCCTGCCCTCGGCCTTCGCGGTGGCCGACGGCGCCCGGCAGGTGGCCCGGATCCTCGAACGCTTCGCGGCGGACGGGAAGCCCTGCCCGGAGAGCGTCGCCCTGGTCCTGTGGGGCACCGACAACCTCAAGAGCGAGGGCGGCCCCATCGCCCAAGCGCTGGCGCTGATCGGCGCCGCCCCGCGCTTCGACGGTTACGGGCGCTTGAGCGGTGCGGAGCTGATCCCGCTGGAAACGCTCGGCCGCCCGCGGATCGACGCGGTGGTCACCCTCTCGGGCATCTTCCGGGACCTGCTGCCGCTGCAGACGAAGCTCCTGGCCGAGGCGTCTTACCTCGCCGCCACCGCCGACGAGCCCCTGGAGCAGAACTACGTCCGCAAGCACGCACTGGCGATCCAGGTCGAGCAGGGCTGCGATCTGGAGACGGCGGCGCTCCGCGTCTTCTCCAACGCCGAGGGCGCCTACGGGGCCAACGTCAACCACCTCGTCGACTCGGGCAACTGGGACGACGACGCGGAGCTCTGCGAGACCTTCTCGCGCCGCAAGAGTTTCGCGTACGGCCGCACCGGCCGCCCGGCGCCGCAGCGCGCCCTGATGCAGGCGGTGCTCGCCTCAGTCGACATGGCCTACCAGAACCTCGACTCGGTCGAGGTCGGCGTCACATCCGTCGACCACTACTTCGACGGGCTCGGCGGCATGGGCCGGGCGGTGGCCCGGGCCAAGGGCGAGTCGGTGCCGATCTACATCAGCGACCAGACCCGCGGGGAGGGGCGCGTCCGCTCCCTGGAGGAGCAGGTGGCGCTGGAGACGCGCACCCGGATGCTCAACCCGAAATGGTACGAGGGCCTGCTCGGCCACGGCTACGAGGGCGTGCGCCAGATCGAGACCCACCTGACCAACACGGTCGGCTGGTCGGCCACCGCCAACGCGGTCCAGCCCTGGATCTACGAGCGGATCACCGAGACCTACGTCCTCGACAAGGACATGCGCGAGCGCATGGCCGCCTTGAACCCCACCGCCTCCGCCAAGGTCGCCCAAAGGCTGATCGAGGCGCACCGCCGCGGCTTCTGGACTCCCGACGCAGCGATGCGCGACGCCCTCGACCGGGCCGAGGAGGAGCTGGAGGACCGCCTGGAAGGCGTCACCGCAGGAGTGGCCGCATGA
- the bchB gene encoding ferredoxin:protochlorophyllide reductase (ATP-dependent) subunit B, whose product MQLTLWTYEGPPHIGAMRVATAMSGLHYVLHAPQGDTYADLLFTMIERRDARPPVTYTTFRAQDLGRDTAELFKQAVSAAHERFQPQAMIVGASCTAELIQDDPGGLAKALDLPIPVIPLELPAYQKKENWGASETFYRLVRALAGPPAPRPAREPGQRPLCNILGPTALGFRHRDDLIEIRRLLDTLGIAVNVVAPLGATPADLGRLREADFNVVLYPETARSAAEYLKKSFGQPFTRELPIGVGGTRRFVEEVAGIAEIDAAPVLDGPGSRLPWYSRSVDSTYLTGKRVFVFGDATHAIGIARVAAKELGFTVVGLGTYGREFAREVRAEAAEHGLEALITDDYLDVEAAIRAAAPELVLGTQMERHVAKRLGIPCAVISAPVHVQDFPARYAPQMGFEGANVLFDTLVHPLMMGLEEHLLGMFREDPEFHDGVGPSHLGGKSFGTPADGAFEAAERAPADTPPTPAPVPILLERAVAAAWSPEAEKELKKIPFFVRGKARTNTETFARERHLPLITLETLYDAKAHYGR is encoded by the coding sequence ATGCAGCTCACCCTCTGGACCTACGAGGGCCCACCTCACATCGGCGCGATGCGCGTCGCCACGGCGATGTCCGGGCTGCACTACGTGCTGCACGCGCCGCAGGGCGACACCTACGCCGACCTGCTGTTCACGATGATCGAGCGGCGGGACGCGCGCCCGCCCGTGACCTACACGACCTTCCGGGCCCAGGATCTCGGCCGCGACACCGCCGAGCTGTTCAAGCAGGCGGTCTCCGCCGCTCACGAACGGTTCCAGCCGCAGGCGATGATCGTCGGCGCCTCCTGCACGGCCGAGCTGATCCAAGACGATCCGGGCGGCCTCGCCAAGGCGCTGGACCTGCCGATCCCGGTGATCCCCCTGGAGCTGCCCGCCTACCAGAAGAAGGAGAACTGGGGCGCGTCGGAGACCTTTTATCGGCTCGTCCGCGCGCTCGCCGGTCCGCCCGCCCCGCGTCCCGCGCGGGAGCCCGGGCAGCGCCCGCTCTGCAACATTCTCGGGCCGACGGCGCTGGGCTTTCGCCATCGGGACGACCTGATCGAGATCCGCCGGCTGCTCGACACACTCGGCATCGCCGTGAACGTCGTGGCGCCGCTGGGGGCCACGCCCGCCGATCTCGGCCGGCTCCGCGAGGCCGATTTCAACGTCGTGCTCTATCCCGAGACCGCCCGGTCGGCCGCGGAATACCTGAAGAAGAGCTTCGGGCAGCCGTTCACGAGAGAGCTGCCGATCGGCGTCGGCGGCACGCGCCGGTTCGTCGAAGAAGTGGCGGGCATCGCCGAGATCGATGCGGCGCCGGTGCTCGACGGCCCCGGCTCGCGACTGCCCTGGTACTCCCGCTCGGTCGATTCGACCTACCTGACGGGCAAGCGCGTCTTCGTGTTCGGCGACGCCACGCACGCCATCGGAATCGCCCGAGTCGCCGCCAAGGAACTCGGCTTCACCGTCGTCGGGCTCGGGACCTACGGTCGCGAGTTCGCGCGCGAGGTCCGGGCCGAGGCGGCCGAGCACGGCCTCGAGGCGTTGATCACCGACGACTACCTCGACGTCGAGGCGGCGATCCGCGCGGCCGCTCCGGAACTGGTGCTCGGCACCCAGATGGAGCGCCACGTCGCGAAGCGGCTCGGCATCCCCTGCGCGGTCATCTCCGCGCCGGTGCACGTTCAGGACTTCCCAGCGCGCTACGCCCCGCAGATGGGCTTCGAGGGCGCCAACGTCCTGTTCGATACCCTGGTCCACCCGTTGATGATGGGCCTCGAAGAGCACCTCCTCGGCATGTTCCGGGAGGATCCCGAATTCCACGACGGCGTCGGCCCCTCGCATCTCGGCGGCAAGTCCTTCGGGACTCCGGCGGACGGGGCGTTCGAGGCCGCGGAACGGGCGCCGGCTGACACCCCTCCGACGCCGGCGCCCGTTCCGATCCTGCTTGAACGGGCGGTCGCGGCCGCGTGGTCGCCCGAGGCCGAGAAGGAACTGAAGAAGATCCCGTTCTTCGTGCGGGGCAAGGCGCGCACCAACACCGAGACTTTCGCCCGGGAGCGGCACCTGCCGCTCATCACCCTCGAGACCCTCTACGATGCCAAAGCGCATTACGGCCGCTAG